One Chryseobacterium sp. StRB126 genomic region harbors:
- a CDS encoding antA/AntB antirepressor family protein codes for MKQLITIQEHNGNNAVSARELHKFLESKQDFSNWIKNRINKYGFIENQDYEVFDKFIENPNGGRPLTEYALTIDCAKELSMVEGNEKGKEARKYFIECEKIAKQNTLSAPRSHKEVILSELRLLEENEKLINENGRLQERTQFVDVVFKSDDLLTISQASKALNLEYGRNTLCKRLRELGIFFKNSNEPKQEYLKRGYFRVKEKIVGERSSGEAIITMQTFITQKGLGFIAKTIGVVVPQIKRIKTA; via the coding sequence ATGAAACAATTAATTACAATTCAGGAGCATAACGGTAATAATGCCGTTTCTGCTCGTGAGCTTCACAAGTTTTTAGAAAGTAAGCAAGATTTTTCAAACTGGATTAAAAACCGAATTAACAAATATGGGTTTATTGAAAATCAAGATTATGAGGTTTTCGATAAATTTATTGAAAACCCAAATGGAGGCCGTCCATTGACTGAATATGCCTTAACCATTGACTGCGCAAAAGAATTATCAATGGTTGAGGGCAATGAAAAAGGGAAGGAGGCTAGAAAGTATTTCATAGAATGCGAGAAAATTGCAAAGCAGAATACATTATCAGCTCCACGCTCTCATAAAGAAGTTATTTTATCCGAACTTAGGTTACTGGAGGAAAATGAAAAGCTTATTAATGAAAATGGAAGGCTTCAGGAGCGGACGCAATTTGTAGACGTGGTTTTTAAATCTGATGATTTACTTACTATCTCACAGGCTTCTAAAGCGCTGAATTTAGAATATGGCAGAAATACTCTATGTAAGAGACTTCGTGAGCTTGGAATATTCTTTAAAAATAGCAATGAACCTAAGCAGGAGTATTTAAAAAGAGGGTATTTCCGGGTAAAGGAAAAGATTGTAGGTGAGAGAAGTTCTGGAGAAGCAATAATTACAATGCAAACATTCATCACTCAAAAAGGACTCGGATTTATTGCAAAAACTATAGGAGTAGTTGTTCCGCAAATAAAAAGAATAAAAACAGCATAA
- a CDS encoding SH3 beta-barrel fold-containing protein, which translates to MKTILSTIMKNAWKFFRTTGIEFAECLKKAWKLYHLTERMKKGIVKFYFQKVDGTIREAWGTLKADLIPESGSDSNKKQNETVQTYYDTEVGAFRCFKKLNLV; encoded by the coding sequence ATGAAAACTATCTTATCAACCATCATGAAAAACGCTTGGAAATTTTTTAGAACAACGGGTATTGAATTTGCCGAGTGCTTGAAAAAAGCCTGGAAGCTTTATCATTTAACTGAAAGAATGAAAAAAGGGATTGTAAAATTTTATTTTCAAAAGGTAGACGGAACTATCAGAGAAGCATGGGGAACTTTAAAGGCTGACTTAATTCCGGAATCTGGATCTGATTCTAATAAAAAACAAAATGAAACGGTGCAAACTTATTATGATACTGAAGTTGGAGCTTTCAGATGTTTTAAAAAATTGAATTTAGTATAA
- a CDS encoding Lrp/AsnC family transcriptional regulator produces the protein MNYQLDEIDKKILDFLVENTRMPFTEIAKQMDVSAGTIHVRVKKMEDAGIILGSSLSIDYGKLDYHFTAFIGILLTKSNRTQEVLKELSVIPNVIEASVISGKYNIFCKVRAKNTDDAKRIIYQIDDIQDVMRTESMISMEEFLSDKNRLINAISI, from the coding sequence ATGAACTATCAACTGGACGAAATAGACAAGAAGATTCTTGATTTCTTAGTAGAAAACACAAGAATGCCTTTTACAGAAATTGCTAAGCAGATGGATGTTTCTGCTGGGACAATTCACGTAAGAGTGAAAAAGATGGAAGATGCAGGTATTATTTTGGGATCATCTCTAAGCATCGATTATGGTAAGCTGGACTATCATTTTACAGCTTTCATTGGAATCCTTTTGACAAAATCAAACCGTACTCAGGAAGTATTAAAAGAATTGTCAGTTATTCCTAACGTAATTGAAGCTAGTGTTATTTCCGGGAAATATAATATTTTCTGTAAAGTAAGAGCTAAGAATACGGATGATGCTAAAAGAATTATCTATCAGATTGACGACATTCAGGACGTAATGAGAACTGAAAGTATGATCTCTATGGAAGAATTCCTAAGTGATAAAAATAGACTGATTAACGCAATCTCTATTTAA
- a CDS encoding asparaginase, producing MKRKVLLIYTGGTIGMEKDYETGSLRAFDFGNIFEKMPEMKLMECEVFVHPFAKPLDSSDMGPEEWRVIANYIHDNYNDYDGFLILHGTDTMSYTASALSFMLKGLRKPVIMTGSQLPIGDLRTDAKENLLTSLYYASLYENDEAVIQEVAIYFEYKLLRGNRTLKYSAEYFDAYASPNYPILGQSGVHLNIINDNLFRCDPTVEFHVDEHISEDVLFWRIFPGMHLSHFREIPKMKVLILQVFGSGTIFSSEKTQETLQEIRNNGTEIVVVSQCISGGISFGKYENSNIFSRIGAISGRDMTAETAITKAMHLIDNPNYSGSFAENFTQSLCGEITAEKLH from the coding sequence ATGAAAAGAAAAGTCCTGCTCATCTATACCGGAGGAACCATCGGTATGGAAAAAGATTATGAAACCGGAAGTCTCCGTGCCTTTGATTTTGGTAATATCTTCGAAAAGATGCCTGAAATGAAGCTTATGGAATGTGAAGTTTTCGTACATCCTTTTGCCAAACCACTGGACTCTTCGGACATGGGACCTGAAGAATGGAGAGTGATTGCCAATTACATCCACGATAATTACAATGATTATGATGGATTTCTGATCCTTCACGGAACGGATACCATGTCTTACACTGCTTCAGCATTAAGCTTCATGTTAAAAGGATTAAGAAAACCTGTAATTATGACTGGTTCACAGTTGCCTATTGGGGATCTGAGAACTGATGCCAAAGAAAACCTTCTTACGAGTCTTTACTATGCAAGTCTATATGAAAACGATGAGGCTGTCATTCAGGAGGTGGCCATCTATTTTGAGTATAAATTATTAAGAGGAAACAGAACACTGAAATACTCTGCTGAATATTTTGATGCCTATGCAAGCCCGAACTACCCTATTCTTGGACAATCAGGTGTTCATTTAAATATTATCAATGACAATCTTTTCCGTTGTGATCCAACAGTTGAGTTTCATGTTGACGAACATATCTCTGAGGATGTTCTTTTCTGGAGAATTTTCCCGGGAATGCATCTGAGCCATTTCAGGGAAATTCCTAAAATGAAGGTCCTGATTCTACAGGTTTTTGGTTCCGGAACTATTTTCAGCAGTGAAAAAACTCAGGAAACGCTTCAGGAGATCAGAAATAACGGTACTGAGATTGTTGTGGTAAGCCAATGTATTTCCGGTGGTATTTCATTCGGTAAATACGAAAACAGTAATATTTTCTCCAGAATCGGAGCAATTAGCGGAAGAGATATGACGGCAGAAACAGCTATTACCAAAGCGATGCACTTAATTGACAATCCTAATTACTCCGGAAGTTTCGCGGAGAACTTTACTCAAAGCCTTTGCGGAGAAATTACTGCTGAAAAATTACACTAA
- a CDS encoding phage integrase SAM-like domain-containing protein, with translation MKIRFYLDTKTTLKTTGEHPLRLYIYISAKDRKYPFTQYSSLVKDWDFKKEMPKKSHPLYIAISDFLLEKDRKILNLINSRDKRTAPEIESIILGKETSDSVYDFWDVRIKELEIHRDNTSKTDIKTGGTATKYTDNLNVFKSYKKTLKFSEIDYNFLYKFRLEKSKKCKDGGINAYIANLRAVYNQAVKRGIYKPETSVSPFHGIKTSSKNTKDKYLSLKEMKIIAGNQVDHNYYRYFMLCFYLGGLDFIDIASLKKEHIKDNRVKFIRFKGNTQEVIDNYIFEEAQEIIDYFDEPGSEFITPIHKYVYKPYRQKYIDGFRKIAEDLKIKTETFSKSPRYSFINIGGKELYLNRDIIKEITGHAQNDTHSIYEGRFPDHIKDKVHKEIIDSIKASKI, from the coding sequence ATGAAAATCAGATTTTACTTAGATACTAAAACTACACTAAAGACTACAGGAGAGCATCCGTTAAGACTTTATATATATATTTCTGCTAAAGATAGAAAATATCCTTTTACACAATATTCTTCATTAGTAAAAGATTGGGACTTCAAAAAAGAAATGCCTAAAAAAAGTCATCCTTTATATATTGCTATTTCAGATTTTCTATTAGAAAAAGACAGAAAGATTCTAAATCTTATAAATTCAAGAGATAAAAGAACTGCTCCGGAAATAGAAAGCATTATTCTTGGAAAAGAAACATCAGATAGTGTTTATGACTTTTGGGATGTAAGGATTAAAGAATTAGAAATCCATCGGGATAATACTTCTAAAACAGATATTAAGACCGGAGGAACAGCTACTAAGTATACTGACAATTTAAATGTTTTTAAATCCTATAAAAAGACTCTTAAGTTTTCAGAAATAGATTATAACTTTTTATATAAATTTAGATTAGAAAAGTCTAAAAAATGTAAAGATGGAGGCATAAATGCTTACATAGCAAATCTTAGAGCTGTATATAACCAAGCTGTAAAAAGAGGGATATATAAACCTGAAACTTCAGTTAGCCCTTTTCATGGAATTAAAACTTCAAGCAAAAATACTAAAGACAAATATTTATCTCTTAAGGAAATGAAAATTATAGCTGGCAATCAAGTAGATCATAATTACTATAGATATTTTATGCTTTGTTTTTACTTGGGGGGGCTAGATTTTATTGATATTGCCTCTTTAAAAAAAGAACACATTAAAGATAATCGAGTTAAATTTATCCGTTTTAAAGGAAATACTCAGGAAGTTATTGATAACTATATTTTTGAAGAAGCTCAGGAAATTATTGATTATTTTGATGAACCTGGATCAGAATTCATAACACCAATTCATAAATACGTTTACAAGCCTTATAGGCAAAAATATATTGATGGATTTAGAAAAATAGCTGAAGATCTTAAAATTAAAACAGAAACCTTCTCTAAGTCACCCAGATATTCTTTTATAAATATCGGAGGAAAGGAATTGTACTTGAATAGAGATATAATAAAAGAGATAACAGGACATGCACAGAATGATACGCATTCAATTTATGAGGGCCGATTTCCAGATCATATAAAAGATAAAGTTCACAAAGAAATAATTGATTCAATTAAGGCGTCTAAAATCTGA
- a CDS encoding lysozyme encodes MKTSQKGIDLILSFEGFSAKPYLDSAGIPTIGYGNTYYPGGKKVTMKDTTITKEKGAELFALVLPTYEKVVSSKVKVALTQNQFDALVSHAYNTGGSDGLFSLINKKAEEDEIRKWFTTKYITAGVKVLNGLIRRRKAEADLFFAK; translated from the coding sequence ATGAAAACATCACAAAAAGGAATAGACTTAATATTGTCATTCGAAGGGTTCAGCGCTAAGCCTTATCTGGACTCTGCAGGGATTCCAACCATTGGCTATGGAAACACTTATTATCCGGGAGGTAAAAAGGTAACAATGAAAGATACGACTATTACGAAAGAAAAAGGCGCGGAACTCTTTGCGTTAGTATTGCCAACTTATGAGAAGGTTGTAAGTTCTAAAGTGAAAGTGGCTTTGACTCAGAATCAATTTGATGCTTTAGTATCTCACGCTTATAACACAGGAGGATCAGATGGTTTGTTTTCTTTAATCAATAAAAAAGCAGAGGAAGATGAGATCAGAAAGTGGTTCACTACAAAATATATTACAGCCGGAGTAAAAGTTTTGAACGGGCTAATCCGAAGAAGAAAGGCGGAAGCTGATTTGTTCTTTGCGAAATAA
- a CDS encoding SGNH/GDSL hydrolase family protein, protein MMIDKKPIQDMPNKAFGDKHFASEFNTVKQFLLKTADAVNEIPAMIASDSKGEATPTSSPTPWAPGDPALFEKWEVKVAGTYTNFKDENNQFIIITEDDFKDSIVQIWVTNGVAKKEIIKLPEVDYNMSALDPDSIDKAETGKSVSTYFKSQIIPPKQTSFLKEDEINLFDKNAISIGYLNNGVFSPNTSYLTSDYIPVVSGDVIRTQTYINWACYDANQNLIIYDTVPGAGEEFTIPNDPLIAFVRTDAQIGYKDSLMIVKNIPYPPQYVPYGDNVIDYKDENFKSLIVSTVRENQLALREKHLNLLDTSKLINGFMRADGSIDPNAGAKLTDYIPVTPGKRYIAPGSWDSGYFDQNKGNFQLVTGVGGNFLIPNGVYFMRVAIPASALMPDSMIYETTQNPVDFIPYELANIVSELPAEQLRPLCSPIRGKKWGNIGDSIANFGVGYKVIIPSQSNCETFNYAVDGASYAPKSGQTMVISEAYVNMANDLDIITVHAGVNDVTAGTPIGTNSDTTNVTFKGALNVTFKGLIKKYLGRKIGIITPIQREGNSYLLPYVDAIKEIAKIYGLPVLDLNSSCGLTPDIPEVKAAYFDNIGLHPNRDGHKVFANKIQTFLESL, encoded by the coding sequence ATGATGATTGATAAAAAACCGATACAAGATATGCCTAATAAGGCATTTGGAGATAAGCATTTTGCTTCAGAATTCAATACAGTAAAACAATTTTTACTAAAAACAGCTGATGCTGTAAATGAAATTCCAGCAATGATTGCGTCAGATTCTAAGGGTGAAGCAACTCCAACAAGTTCACCAACACCTTGGGCGCCAGGCGATCCTGCACTATTTGAAAAGTGGGAAGTAAAAGTAGCGGGTACCTATACTAATTTTAAAGATGAAAATAATCAATTTATAATCATTACTGAAGATGATTTTAAAGATAGTATAGTTCAGATTTGGGTAACAAATGGAGTAGCCAAGAAAGAAATAATTAAACTGCCTGAAGTTGATTATAATATGAGTGCTTTAGATCCTGATTCTATAGATAAGGCAGAAACGGGCAAAAGTGTTTCTACTTATTTTAAAAGTCAAATTATACCACCAAAACAAACTTCATTTCTTAAAGAAGATGAAATAAACCTTTTCGATAAAAACGCAATTTCTATTGGTTATCTAAATAACGGTGTTTTTTCGCCTAACACGAGTTATTTAACTTCTGACTATATTCCAGTTGTTTCAGGGGATGTTATAAGAACGCAAACATACATTAATTGGGCGTGTTATGATGCCAATCAAAATTTAATAATATATGATACTGTTCCGGGGGCAGGCGAAGAGTTTACAATACCTAATGATCCTCTAATTGCGTTCGTAAGAACAGACGCTCAAATAGGATATAAGGATAGTCTTATGATTGTTAAAAACATACCTTATCCGCCTCAATATGTACCATACGGAGATAATGTAATTGACTATAAAGATGAAAACTTTAAATCACTAATTGTAAGTACTGTAAGAGAAAATCAATTAGCATTACGTGAGAAACATCTTAACCTGCTTGATACAAGTAAACTCATTAATGGTTTTATGCGAGCAGATGGATCTATCGATCCTAATGCAGGCGCAAAATTGACTGATTATATTCCTGTAACGCCGGGAAAAAGATATATAGCACCTGGAAGTTGGGACTCTGGATATTTTGATCAGAACAAGGGAAATTTTCAGTTAGTTACTGGAGTTGGTGGGAATTTTTTAATTCCTAACGGCGTCTATTTCATGCGGGTTGCAATACCTGCATCTGCATTAATGCCTGATTCCATGATTTACGAAACTACCCAAAATCCTGTTGACTTCATTCCTTACGAACTGGCTAATATTGTATCAGAATTACCTGCAGAACAATTGCGCCCCTTGTGCTCGCCAATAAGAGGCAAAAAATGGGGGAATATAGGAGATTCTATTGCGAATTTCGGAGTCGGATACAAGGTAATTATTCCATCTCAGTCAAATTGTGAAACATTTAATTACGCGGTAGATGGCGCTAGTTATGCACCTAAATCGGGTCAAACGATGGTAATATCAGAAGCATATGTAAACATGGCTAATGACCTTGATATTATTACCGTGCATGCAGGTGTCAACGATGTAACTGCCGGGACTCCAATTGGAACTAATTCTGATACCACTAATGTTACTTTTAAAGGTGCTTTGAACGTTACATTTAAAGGATTAATAAAAAAATATCTTGGAAGAAAAATAGGTATTATAACGCCGATTCAACGAGAGGGGAACTCTTATTTACTTCCGTATGTTGATGCGATTAAGGAAATTGCAAAGATTTACGGATTGCCCGTTCTGGACCTTAATAGTAGTTGTGGTCTTACTCCGGATATTCCAGAAGTTAAAGCGGCTTACTTTGATAATATTGGCTTACACCCTAATCGCGATGGACATAAAGTTTTCGCTAATAAAATACAAACATTTTTAGAATCCTTATAA
- a CDS encoding Clp protease ClpP: MKHEIKLYGEILDLVWAEESFQYIDVKYVDNELSKLTVSPGDEVIFNIHSLGGDTAVAFAIYNKIRRFGKERNVAITTRIDGYCASAGVTLLLAGDKRIGNKYAEPFVHNAWTYVVGDKNEVEKQFEELEKTDVMIASLYEERTKLTKENALQLMLEDTWISAEKCLEYGFYTELENDDESKPVFNSEKQIIFNSLKRPRNNSINNKMTQEEKSSFFDKFMNLLNGKVPSKNAMLYTDKNEEVVFAELNEGEKPKVGDAATINGKNASGTVNMADGSVYNFESGKVTEIKEKDGVIDSVTLNSLNEKLDSLISKNTELESKVTAQNSIIDELKGKLNKVAEFETTFNSLKSIVGEYGAGVENEPPAPQNNVTTQAKNRFENFKLKNTK, from the coding sequence ATGAAGCACGAAATAAAACTTTACGGAGAGATTCTCGACTTGGTTTGGGCGGAAGAAAGCTTTCAATATATTGATGTTAAATATGTTGATAATGAGTTGTCTAAACTAACAGTTTCTCCAGGGGACGAGGTTATTTTTAATATACATTCTTTAGGCGGAGATACAGCTGTTGCTTTCGCTATTTACAATAAAATTAGACGATTCGGAAAAGAGAGAAACGTGGCAATTACCACTAGAATAGATGGTTATTGTGCAAGTGCTGGAGTTACTCTTTTACTGGCTGGTGATAAGCGAATTGGTAATAAGTACGCGGAGCCATTCGTGCATAATGCGTGGACCTATGTTGTAGGTGATAAAAACGAAGTAGAAAAACAGTTTGAAGAGCTTGAAAAAACAGATGTTATGATTGCTTCTCTGTATGAGGAACGAACTAAATTAACAAAAGAAAATGCACTTCAATTAATGCTGGAAGATACGTGGATTTCAGCCGAAAAATGTCTTGAATACGGATTCTATACTGAGCTTGAAAACGATGATGAATCTAAACCTGTTTTTAATTCTGAAAAACAAATCATTTTTAACTCCCTGAAAAGACCTAGAAATAATTCAATAAATAATAAAATGACGCAAGAAGAGAAGAGCTCATTTTTTGACAAGTTCATGAACTTGTTGAATGGGAAAGTTCCTTCTAAAAATGCTATGCTGTACACTGATAAGAATGAAGAGGTTGTATTTGCTGAGCTAAATGAAGGAGAAAAGCCGAAAGTTGGCGATGCTGCAACTATTAACGGTAAAAATGCGAGTGGTACAGTGAATATGGCTGACGGATCTGTTTACAATTTCGAAAGTGGTAAAGTAACTGAGATTAAAGAAAAAGATGGAGTGATAGACTCTGTAACTCTTAATTCTTTAAATGAAAAATTAGACAGCCTTATTTCAAAGAATACAGAGCTTGAAAGTAAGGTAACTGCACAGAACTCGATTATTGATGAGTTAAAAGGAAAGCTTAACAAGGTAGCAGAATTTGAGACAACATTCAATAGCCTAAAGAGTATTGTGGGCGAATATGGAGCAGGAGTTGAAAATGAACCTCCAGCGCCACAAAACAATGTTACCACTCAAGCTAAAAACAGATTCGAAAATTTCAAACTAAAAAACACAAAGTAA
- the tsaD gene encoding tRNA (adenosine(37)-N6)-threonylcarbamoyltransferase complex transferase subunit TsaD, translated as MSDSIILGIESSCDDTSAAIIKGNSILSNIAANQAIHKEYGGVVPELASRAHQQNIIPVVEKSFTKANIQQNAISAIGFTRGPGLLGSLLVGTSFAKSLAMSLNIPLIEVNHLQAHILAHFIEDANPVPPTFPFLCLTVSGGHTMIVLVKDYFDMEIIGKTTDDAAGEAFDKIGKIFDLDYPAGPIIDRLAKEGNPDAFKFNKPKLENYDYSFSGIKTSVLYFIQKEVRKNPDFVKENLNDLCASVQKCIIEILMNKLEKAAKDLNVKDVAIAGGVSANSALRKAMEDNKEKLGWNIYIPKFEYTTDNAAMIAMVAQLKFERGEFTDLRTSATAKYDL; from the coding sequence ATGAGCGACTCTATAATTTTAGGTATTGAATCGTCTTGCGACGACACCTCAGCAGCTATCATCAAGGGGAATTCTATTCTTTCAAATATTGCTGCGAACCAGGCTATCCATAAAGAATATGGAGGCGTGGTCCCTGAATTGGCTTCGCGAGCCCATCAACAAAATATAATCCCCGTTGTTGAAAAATCTTTTACCAAAGCAAATATACAACAAAATGCAATCTCTGCTATAGGATTTACACGCGGCCCCGGACTTTTGGGATCACTTCTTGTAGGAACATCATTTGCTAAGTCTCTGGCTATGAGTCTTAATATTCCGTTAATTGAAGTTAATCACCTTCAAGCTCACATTCTGGCCCATTTCATCGAGGATGCAAATCCTGTGCCGCCTACTTTTCCTTTCCTGTGTCTTACCGTAAGTGGGGGGCATACTATGATTGTATTGGTTAAGGATTATTTTGACATGGAAATCATTGGAAAAACAACCGATGATGCCGCCGGAGAAGCTTTTGACAAAATCGGAAAAATATTCGATCTGGATTATCCTGCCGGGCCTATTATTGACAGGCTCGCCAAAGAAGGAAATCCTGATGCTTTTAAATTTAATAAACCCAAACTGGAGAACTACGACTACTCTTTCAGCGGAATTAAAACGTCCGTTTTATATTTCATCCAGAAAGAAGTCAGAAAGAATCCGGATTTCGTTAAGGAAAATCTCAACGACCTTTGTGCTTCTGTACAGAAATGCATCATTGAAATCTTAATGAATAAGCTTGAAAAAGCAGCCAAAGACCTTAATGTAAAAGACGTAGCCATTGCAGGCGGAGTGTCTGCCAATTCTGCATTAAGAAAGGCTATGGAAGACAACAAAGAAAAATTAGGCTGGAATATCTATATTCCAAAATTTGAATATACCACTGATAATGCAGCCATGATTGCCATGGTAGCACAGCTGAAATTCGAAAGAGGTGAATTTACAGACCTTAGAACTTCTGCTACTGCAAAATATGACTTATGA
- a CDS encoding TrmH family RNA methyltransferase yields the protein MQMKDLAQTYEYLKQFLTDERLSKIEHFSQESSDFVLPVVEDIYQFRNAAAIVRSVEACGFHKVVALQEEYSFEPNLRVTKGADTWVEVEKLPRNMESFQEIKDRGYKIVVVSLENNAKMLPEYEITEPIALVFGTEMEGVSQEILDFADETLAIPMYGFTRSFNVSVAASICMYELKQKLIKSGVDYKLNEEKLLRMKILWTVNSIRSGQQIFEKYLKENNIDWK from the coding sequence ATGCAGATGAAAGATTTAGCGCAAACTTATGAATATTTAAAACAGTTTTTAACGGACGAAAGATTATCAAAAATTGAACACTTTTCACAAGAAAGTTCAGATTTTGTACTTCCGGTGGTAGAAGATATTTACCAGTTCCGGAATGCCGCAGCCATTGTACGTTCTGTAGAAGCTTGCGGTTTTCATAAAGTAGTGGCTTTGCAGGAAGAATATAGTTTTGAACCTAACCTTCGGGTAACCAAAGGAGCAGATACCTGGGTTGAAGTTGAAAAACTTCCCCGAAATATGGAATCTTTTCAGGAAATTAAAGACAGAGGCTATAAGATTGTAGTGGTTTCGCTGGAAAATAATGCGAAAATGTTGCCTGAATACGAGATTACAGAGCCTATAGCGTTGGTATTCGGAACAGAAATGGAGGGTGTTTCTCAGGAAATTCTGGATTTTGCAGATGAAACGCTGGCGATTCCGATGTATGGTTTTACACGAAGCTTTAATGTTTCCGTAGCCGCTTCCATTTGTATGTACGAATTGAAACAAAAACTGATAAAATCTGGCGTTGATTATAAACTAAATGAAGAAAAATTGTTGCGAATGAAGATTTTGTGGACAGTAAATTCCATAAGAAGCGGACAGCAAATTTTTGAGAAATATCTGAAAGAAAATAATATTGATTGGAAATAA
- a CDS encoding helix-turn-helix transcriptional regulator gives MEKKKYNRIKIVLAEKDVSQKSLAEHLNVGQVSVSRWCNNDAQPNIDTFYRIAEYLKVSVCELLNDTNN, from the coding sequence ATGGAAAAGAAAAAATATAACAGAATAAAAATAGTTTTAGCTGAAAAAGATGTTTCTCAAAAATCACTTGCTGAACACCTTAATGTAGGCCAAGTATCTGTTTCTCGCTGGTGTAATAATGACGCACAGCCAAACATTGATACCTTTTATCGAATTGCTGAATATTTAAAAGTAAGTGTATGTGAATTGCTTAATGATACAAATAATTAA
- a CDS encoding YopX family protein — MKEIKFRFWDVKEFLFIPWISIRSANLYDYLNKNESINPQQYIGEKDKNGVEIYDGDIFKFYVGSRALRKVIFQSGSFGVVGVTDDREKTFTEFIPFATMNQSLIEQGIYDEINSLIEVVGNIHENPELLKA, encoded by the coding sequence ATGAAAGAAATAAAATTCAGATTTTGGGATGTAAAAGAATTTCTTTTTATCCCATGGATTAGCATACGATCAGCCAATCTATACGATTATCTAAATAAAAACGAAAGCATTAACCCACAACAATACATTGGCGAAAAAGACAAAAACGGAGTTGAAATTTACGACGGAGATATTTTTAAGTTTTATGTTGGAAGCCGTGCATTAAGAAAGGTCATTTTTCAATCAGGATCGTTTGGAGTAGTTGGCGTTACAGATGATAGAGAAAAAACATTTACTGAATTCATACCATTCGCAACGATGAATCAGAGTCTTATTGAACAGGGCATTTATGATGAAATAAACTCACTTATTGAAGTGGTTGGAAATATTCATGAAAACCCAGAATTATTAAAAGCTTAA
- a CDS encoding RsmE family RNA methyltransferase, whose protein sequence is MKLFYGEITGNKVIINDEEQQHIVKVLRMKEGEEIYVTDGNGALASGKLVIEGKRAGIEVSEIKNDLPGFTPKLHIAIAPTKNIDRIEFFVEKAVEMGISEISIIATEKTERKNLNIDKIRKQAIAASKQSLRFHFPVINDTVKLSDFLKSINSESTFVAHCHEDLERMELKSIPPMEEVTFLIGPEGDFSEKEIAFLAEHKIKAVSLGNQRLRTETAGVFVAAWNYYNMI, encoded by the coding sequence ATGAAATTATTTTACGGAGAAATAACAGGCAATAAAGTCATCATTAACGACGAGGAACAACAGCACATTGTAAAAGTTCTTCGAATGAAGGAAGGAGAAGAAATTTATGTGACTGATGGAAATGGAGCTTTAGCTTCCGGAAAACTTGTTATAGAAGGAAAAAGAGCCGGCATTGAAGTTTCAGAAATTAAAAACGATCTCCCGGGCTTTACTCCTAAACTTCATATTGCCATAGCCCCTACCAAAAATATTGACCGTATAGAGTTTTTTGTGGAAAAGGCTGTAGAAATGGGGATCTCTGAGATAAGCATTATTGCTACAGAAAAAACAGAACGTAAAAATCTCAATATTGATAAGATCAGAAAACAGGCTATTGCAGCATCTAAACAAAGTTTGAGATTTCATTTCCCGGTTATCAATGATACGGTAAAACTTTCTGATTTTCTGAAAAGTATTAATTCTGAAAGTACTTTTGTTGCCCATTGCCACGAGGATCTGGAAAGAATGGAACTTAAAAGCATTCCTCCTATGGAAGAGGTGACCTTTCTAATTGGTCCCGAAGGGGACTTTTCTGAAAAAGAAATTGCATTTCTGGCTGAACATAAGATCAAAGCAGTTTCATTAGGAAATCAAAGGTTAAGAACCGAAACAGCTGGTGTATTTGTAGCTGCTTGGAATTATTATAATATGATTTAG